The Acomys russatus chromosome 11, mAcoRus1.1, whole genome shotgun sequence genome contains the following window.
CCTTGGATGAGGGTCAACACTGTAAGGGGCTGTTCTGAGACTCCGCCTGCTCTGCAACACTGAGCCTCCGGGGTGGTTTTCTGGGGAGATCTGGATGGAGTCTGTATCCTCTGGCCCTGCTggcctgggttacagagtaacAGGAAGAGCACCCTATTCCCTAAGGGGAtgttgggttaaaaaaaaatatgccaagtTGAGTGCTGTCTTAATGAGACCTCACCTCAGGGAGGAGGATAggagggtctgtctgtctgctcagtCTGTCTGTCACTGAAGGGGAAGGTCTAGGGGAGCtagtcctcccccacctctttccAGAGAGCTCTTGagtaacttaaaagaaaaagagtctcCACCCTGAGCTGAGGAGAGGTGAGCATGGGTGCTCAGCCCCAAGCCTGTATGGGGCTGGTGTGCTTGGCCCTGGGTGGCTCTGTACCCTCTtcagtgatggtgtgtgtgtgtgtgtgtgtgtgtcacttccTGAAATGGGGGAGGCAGCTTAGAAAGAGTGGGACTCTAGAAAGGGGTGCAAACTGAAAGTGAAAGGCTTCGCCTCAGGAAATAACTGTCGACACCAGCAGCGGCCAAGCCTGGCCAAAGAAGAAAGTGGGTTTGGGCATGGCGTGGAGGAGAGCACCTGAATAGCAGCGCGCCAGgctctgaggcagggggatcaaggGGCGCCAGGCCTTCCTGGGGCTGCTCAGGGAGAACGTGGATCAAacgcaaataaataaataggtacatCATAAACTAACatgcaaaagaaaacacagctggCACCGAAGAAGAGCAGAGTGTGGTGAGGTGTGTGGTGTGGGACAGGGTGGGGAGGCTGCGAGCGGTCCCTCGGGGTAGGAATGTAGCTCACTGGTGAAATGCATGTTCAGCACTCACAAAGTCCTGGGTGtggttggtgcacacctgtaatcccagcactcaatagtggaggcaggaggacccttCTCTGCCTCATACTCAATTTGTGGCCAGAGCGGGCTACaggagtctcaaaaaaaaaaaaaaaaaaaaaaaaaaaaaaaaaaaagccatctaggccagtgagatggtttagCAAGGGGCTTTTGCCAAGCATGACAACCCCAAATTCTACCCCTaaacctgtcctctgacctgcgtgtgtgtgtgtgtgtgtgtgtgtgtgtgtgtgtgtgtgtgtgtgtgtgtgtgtgtgtgtgttaaaggggctggagagatggctcagcagttaagagcaccggctgctcttccagaggacccaggttcaattctcagcacccacatggcagctcacagctgtctgtaactccaatttcaggggatgGGACGccctcacagagacagacatacaggcagagcacagtacacataaagtaaacaaagcatttaaaaaacaaaacaaaacttccgcAAGAGAAACATGTTTTCTCTGGCCATCTGGCCAGGCACTTGTTTCTTTCTGCCCTTACgttgtggaaattttctttctttctttctttctttttcttttctcttattaaaactggatctcactatataggcttggctgtcctggaacctgtaTATAGAACAAACCAGCCTAGAACTCGAtttctcccgagtgctgggatcaaagtttGCCCCACCGCAGCCAGTAACGGGACCGTttagcacacagcacagcaccagCTGTGGGGATGTGGCCTCTGGAGGAAGGCCTTCATGGCTGGGAGGTGGCCGGCTGAGGAAGGGTCGGGGAGCCTGAGAAACAGCTTCTCACTGTCCAGGACTGAGGGAAAGGGGACCCGAGGGCCTTCATGCTAAGGCTGTGCCATGGCTCCCCAAGGCCTTGACCTCACTTGGTCTCGGCCTGGCTTCCTTAACAGTTCTTGTGTCTCCCCTGAAGGGTTGTAACCTGGTGCCCCTAGGGGATACCGCCAGGCCCCCAAGGTGGCAGAATTTTAGTCCCAGAGAACTGCAGGGTCTTCtggcagcagaggaggagggggaggcccTCACTGTGTGACCAGGGAACCTTTCTGGTAGTCTGCAGCCAAATGCCCACCCCCTCACCCCGCTGCTCCTGtgcttaatctctctctctctttctctctctctctctgtctctctgagttagggtctcactgtgtaccctggctattctggacctctctctgtagaccaggctggattccaACTCAAAGACcctggtgcctctgcctcctgagtgctgggattaaagtcatacgccaccatgcccagcctcatctCTGTTTTTTCTCACCTGTCTCTGCAGGTGACAGTGCTCTCCACCAAGATTTGAGAGATGGCATCTGGACAAGGACCAGGACCTCCGAGGGAGGGCTGTGAGGAGTCCCCCTCCCCTTCTGGTAAGGGTCCCCCTGCCCCTCAACATCCCATAAGCACCAGGGAGAGACGGGCATGGGAGTGGTGTGcaaaggtgggggggagggaggcagaagagccAGGCCTGGGTGCTGCATCCCTGCagtgggagaaagaaggaagtgacCTGTCTTATCACAGTCAGGTCTGTGAACAGGGTATGCCATTAGCGTGAACTCGGGGCAGGAAGTGAGATGACTgccctttctgcttttctcaaGTGGTTGGGTGGGGAGGTCAGGCTGGTCCCTGGACTTGGGGTTCACATCCCGGGTCtgtgtgagctgggtgtggtagctcatatCTGCCATCCCGCCCAGTCTGTTGTccagaatgaattccaggccagcctgggctagagagaggcagattgagaccctgtctagaatGAAAACATCGCGCactcctttattcccagcacgagtcaggcaaagacaggaggagctttgtgagtttgaggccagcctggtctacaaatggattTCTTAGCTTGCCTCGGCTACAAAtcaggaccttgtctcaaaaaatgacaGCTCTTTCTGGGCCCAAGATGCCCCATCTCAGTTTGGTTTCCTCCTGTTTCCTACACTCTAAGGACTGGGGACTGCACCCGCCGGAGAGTACAGGAGCCCAGCTCTGGGTGTCTGCAGCAACGCtcttcagaagagcagatggaTAGAGTGAGGGTGCATCACAGGGGGGCTTATCAGATTGGGGCACATGATGTCAGTCCAGTGAAGGGAAGGTGAGGACCTGCTAGCTGCTTAGTCCCCAAGGCACAAACCTCAGCAGTCTCAGCCCTGGAGGATTCCTAGACAGCCCTGGGCCTTAGCTCAcagcagaaggccaaggcagcCGGGTTCTGATAACAGCAAAAGCAGCAACATAGGTAGAGGTGCTTAGTCACAGGCAGTGAGGTGGGCAGGCAGTGAGATGGACAGGCAGTAGGGGAGGGCAGGCAGTGAGATGGGCAGACAGtgagggagagcaggcagtgggAAGGGCAGACAGTAAGGGAGGGCAGGCAGTGAGGTGGGCAGGCAGTGAGGTGGGCAGGTAGTGGGGAGGGCAGGCAGTGGGGAGGGCAGGCAGTGAGGTGGACAGGCAGTGGGGAGGGCAGACATGAGGGAGGGCAGGCAGTGAGATGGGCAGACAGTGAGGGAGGGCAGACAGTGAGGTGGGCAAGCAATGGCACCAGCACTGGAAGGTGTGCTCTCTGTGGGAAAGGCCCTTCCTTCCTCAGTCCTTCTGGGAAAACACTCTCAGACCTGCCCAGAGATGACTTGTAGATTCCAGACCTGTGATTTGGACAAGATGAACAGCTCCACCCTGACACTCCAGCTGCATGGCTTGGCCACCTGTGCCTCCGTTTCCCCATGTGTAGCCTGGAGCTCATTCACACACTAGGACTAACTTTCTGGAGGACTGAGTGACCACACTGGCGGGACACCATGGGGAGCGCTGTGTGCCCGTGAGGGGCTGGAGGGCATGTGAGGATGTGAGCGCTGAAAGGGGGGCGCTGGGGACTGCTTTCTCTTGCTGACTCCCAGCTCCGACCCTCAGAACAGCAGGTCgcccaggacacagaggaggTCTTTCGAAGCTACGTTTTTTACCTCCACCAACAGGAACAGGAGACCCAGGGGGCGGCTGCCCCTGTGAACCCCGAGATGGACAACCTGCCCTCAGAACCCAACAGGTAAGCTCTAGCCGGGGCACTGCTCTAGGGTCCCTTGGGGTCTGTCTTCCTGTCATCACTCCCTTCTCAGAGTGGCTTCTTGCCCGAATCTGCAACCCTATGTCCTTTCAAGACATGTCTGCCCTctgtcctgtctacaagcacTGTCAGGGACCTTCCGAGAGGGGTCGGGTAAAagtctgccccgcccccaccccaggagaATCCCTCTGCCACCAGCCTGGCTCCCAGTGCAGACTTGGCACTCTCCGCCTCTCATCCCAACAGTGTCTTGGGCCAGGTGGGTCGGCAGCTCGCCATCATCGGAGATGACATTAACCGGCGCTACGACACGGAGTTCCAGAATTTGCTGGAACAGCTTCAGCCCACAGCCGGGAACGCTTATGAGCTCTTCACCAAGATTGCCTCCAGGTACTGGGTCATGGCTCCCTGGCTGGGGCATGTGTCAGGGCGAAGGATCCCCACCCGCCACCTCCTTTCTGGGCCCCACTCACCCCGCTTTGCACACAAGCCTGTGTTTCTCAGGAGCTCTGGCACCAACAACTAGTGCCCTCGGGTGGAGATGTCCCCAAGAGCCTTGCAGCCCAGCTGTGACATGCCGAAGATGGTTGGGCCACCAACTTGTGTCAACTGGGATTTGATGCCATCTAAAAGGCCACCTGATGCTGAGGCTACGTCCTAGCTTGCCACTGGCCACCCCACTGTGAAACACACCTTAAGTTGGTGCTGCCACTTTCAAACCATATCCAAGTtggtttgagttttgttgtttgatttgggggttttttgttttttgtttttagtttggttttggttttggctttttgcctgcacacgtgtgtgcctggtgccctgagCGGCCAGAAGAAGATGGCTTCTGGGGCTGGACTTAGAgggagctgtgagccaccgtgtgggcaatgggaatcaaacccgggtcctctggaagagcagccagcactcttaactgatgagccacctctccagccccttattgtttttgagatagggtctcatgtagcccaggctggccttgaactattgaTCCTCGCATCTCggctcccaagtgccaggatcatgggcgtgtgccaccaggcctagctaTAGTCACTGTTCTTTCCCTGAACCGGGAGGGGGACAGATGTAAAGGTGACAAGAGGGGTAGAAGCAGGCAACAGGTTTGAGATGACTGCTCAGAGCTGGCATGTCCTATCCCTGTCCTGAGCCAGGCCCCACCCCGTGCCCCTGTGACTTTGGGATCTGTCTTAATCTCTCTTGTGCTTTTCTCTCTGCTGTCCCTCGGGCTGCCAGGCCAGCAGCAACATTCACAGGTAACCTCCCTGCCACCTTGTCTGCTCACACTCCCCTCTTTGGGCCCTCTACACCAGTGGCAGCCAGCTCAGCTCATCGCCCCGTCAGCCTTCTCCTTTCGTAGGAAGCCAGGCTCTTCCTGATTGGCAGCCAGGCTAAGGCAGACTTTCTGACCTGGGCTGGCAGCCCAACTGTTTAGCTTCccagcttgggggagggggtagaggagaaagggaaggcacCAGCTCTCAAGGTGGCTCACCATGACCTCTGGAACCCTCTGCCCACAGCCTGTTTAAGAGCGGCATCAGCTGGGGCCGTGTGGTGGCTCTCCTGGGCTTTGGTTACCGCCTGGCCCTATACGTCTACCAGCGTGGTTTGACCGGCTTCCTGGGCCAGGTGATTTGCTTCTTGACTGATATCCTACTGCGCCATTATATTGCCAGATGGATCGCGCAGAGAGGAGGCTGGGTGAGTGAGTGCCTGAGGTTGGGGCAGCCCCCTTGCTGCTGGGGCTGCCCAGCCACTCTGTAACCCACCCTCTTTTCTCCTGACAGGTGGCAGCCCTCAATTTTCGTAGAGACCCCATCCTGACTGTAATGACAATTTTTGCTGTGGTTCTGTTGGGCAAATTCGTGGTACATAGGTTCTTCAGATCCTGACTCCAGGGAAGCCCTCTGAGGCCTCGGCCAGGATGCTTGCCTGGGCTTCAGCCTAAACTTCTCCCTACCCCGTGCCTGCAacagtcctctccttcctccaagaACAGACGCTTTAGCAAATGGGCATTCCAGCTTTGGAGAACCACTGCCCAGGGGTCCTCGAGGCAGCATAAGTACCCCAACATTACATGGTGCTACTGGAACCCATTCTATTGAGAGGGGGCTGACTGATGCCCTGGAGGGTCTAGAGGCTGGCAGTGCTTCCCAGGAAGTTGTtaatggttttgcttttttttatacTACCCTTTGGATACAATGCCCCACCCCACTACCCTCTTTTCCTCCACCGTGCCCAAAGTCAACATTGAGGGCCTGGGGACCAGTGGTTCTAATCTGCATCCCCAGGACACCTCCCACGTTGGACGCCTGGAActtgagagaggacaggagggcaGGCCCCGCCCTCCCTACACTGCCTTCCAGGAATAGGGCCGGCTGCAGATGTATATGACCTCCTCGGTCCCCACCCctgttccaccttccctccccacttccctctcccctcccccacttccatTTTTGCCTTTGTGGCTGGACTCTCAGGGATTCTGAGCCCAGAGTGAGGGTGGTGAGAGTTCAGATCACAGCTGTCTGAACCCCTTCATCAAGGCCCTCCAAACCTCCGTCCCTTCCTGACATCCCAGTTTTCACCCATCCCCTGACCTAAGGACCACCGCTCCTAACCTTCTGGGGCGGCGAGGGGGGCCCATAACTGATTACTAAGCCTCTGACTCAGTCGTTTTGGCGGGAGAAGGGGTGGGTACTCATTTGGAGGTGTCCGTGCTAGGGTAGAACTACGTCAGCAGGGGCGATTGTGGATCTGGGTGCAGTGTGACCCCCTGGAGCCTGTGAATACTTGAACCCCACTACCACCCATGTCCCTTGTCTGCCTAGGCCctccttgggtgggtgggggggtgtcttCTCTATCTTGCACAACATAGGGATAAGGGGAGAGAAAATTCTTGATTAAGCCAAATGCAGGGAGGGAAGGCGGATGggtcccccacctcaccctctgACTGTGTCTGGAAATAAACTGTGCAATCCTCCCAACACCCCACCTGGCATTTTTATACCCTGCTACCCCTCCTAAGCTGGACCTCGGGAGGCTGAGCACATCGGTGCAGGCCTGGATCCATACCACTCAACCGCTTACACGGAAATTGCAAACGCCTGGGCATGACACTGAGGGTGGTTGGAAAACCAGAGAAAACCCCAGGCAGACGTCGTGGCAGCCTGCCAGTCTTTTAGTGCTTACCTGCATGTATGATGGGgcacatgtgccactgtgtgtgtgtgtgtgtgtgtgtgtgtgtgtgtgtgtgtgtgtgtgtgagagagagagagagagagagaagagagtctgGGACCCCTTGGCTGGGGAGCCAAATGGGCAGGTATACTGCTCTGAGTACTGAGGGAGCCACAAGCCCACACCGGCCCTAAAGTCTCTTTTTCACACTCAGCTCTGCCTAGGACATAATGTTCCCTCTCCCCCGTTCCCAATgtccccacaaacacacacacacacagagcgttTTTGATCCTAGGCGTTTTGATCTCGCATGGAGCCCCTACAGAGAGGCAGCCAGGGGGGATAAAAATAACAAGCTGGGGGCGTTGAAATGTTCCAAAATTCACAAAGATTCCTTTTTCCTTCAGTCCTGGGCACCCCGGTTTGTGTTTTTGACACCCTCCCCTGCCCTGGTGAAGCTGCACTTTCACTGCCCGGCTTGGCTCTCTGAGCCCTCCCCCCCACTTCGGTATGCCCACAGGTGCTGGAAGAGTACAACCGCCACCCCGAGCTCAAAGCCAAGACTTAGGGCGCATGGAGCAGGGTTTGTACTGAGAACTTGTATGTGATGGGTGCGTGCATTAGATTCCCACCTTGCAGAAAAGCAGGTGACATTACTTAGAGTCATACGGGTAGCAAAAATGCATGGAGCTAGAACTCACCACAAGGTTACTGGCTCGAGGTTttacctggaggcaggaggggtgggggttggtcTCTGGCCTCGCGAGCCACGGATTTAGGTGGACAGAATGTCATGGCAACTCTCTGGTCCTCCCTGGGAGGGCGACGGACAGAAGGCAAGGGTGCTGCCCGAATCCAAGATGGCCGTCGAGGCTTCACAGGAGCATGCGTACCCTTTTGTGGGTGGAGCCTGGCAGCTAAgtttttctgccttctcttgggtTTGGAAGCCTAGGGTAAGGAGGCTGTAATTTCCACCTGCAAGGAAGGTGAGCGGCCAGGTTTGTGGCTTTGgcttctctggcctcctccacaCCTATCAAGACGAAGCTCCCCCACACCTGACTCCCAGTTACTTTCCGGAGTTGCCCAAACTAGGGGGCGAGAAGTTAGGAGGGGTAGCAGACGAAAAAGGCTGAGAGGCTGCTGGGCGCAGATGGACGCCGCAGGTGCGCTGGTTAAATCGAGAGCAGCGCTCCTACGCTTCAACATTTGTGGGTCTCCTGAAACCGTGCCTTCTTTGCACCAGATACATCTGGAC
Protein-coding sequences here:
- the Bak1 gene encoding bcl-2 homologous antagonist/killer isoform X1 yields the protein MASGQGPGPPREGCEESPSPSEQQVAQDTEEVFRSYVFYLHQQEQETQGAAAPVNPEMDNLPSEPNSVLGQVGRQLAIIGDDINRRYDTEFQNLLEQLQPTAGNAYELFTKIASSLFKSGISWGRVVALLGFGYRLALYVYQRGLTGFLGQVICFLTDILLRHYIARWIAQRGGWVAALNFRRDPILTVMTIFAVVLLGKFVVHRFFRS
- the Bak1 gene encoding bcl-2 homologous antagonist/killer isoform X2 — translated: MASGQGPGPPREGCEESPSPSEQQVAQDTEEVFRSYVFYLHQQEQETQGAAAPVNPEMDNLPSEPNSVLGQVGRQLAIIGDDINRRYDTEFQNLLEQLQPTAGNAYELFTKIASSLFKSGISWGRVVALLGFGYRLALYVYQRGLTGFLGQVAALNFRRDPILTVMTIFAVVLLGKFVVHRFFRS